In a single window of the Olivibacter sp. SDN3 genome:
- a CDS encoding TonB-dependent receptor, whose protein sequence is MPVVLRAQQPIKGQVLDSNDEPVPGVTISVRGTKTVVATDLEGFFVIEKVPEDALLVFKSVGYKQQEVAASARTDWRIVMEDDVAGLDEVIVVGYGTAKKSDLTGAVSRVNAADFQDQSSTQLTDMLAGTVAGFQANQATSASGGTSMEIRGVNSINASTSPMIVLDGVIYNGDISDINPNDIESVDILKDASSAAVYGARAANGVMLVTTKKGITGKPTINFATKQGLAEATSTEFGARDPQNYINYRRDHLRTLGNAMPDFYYDNPSALSPNVSLDQWRNASANPNPDDTREWLSRLNFFPAEVESFNTGNTVDWLDEVMQKGRRQEYDLSISGGSENMKYFWSVGYLDNEGIIVGDKFNTVRSRINLDNKVAEWLNVGLNLQYSYRDQGGVPANLGNMGMVSPFASVYEDDGTINFYPHGYITQNPLINALGQDRRNNIQSLFASIYGELKLPFGITYRLSFQPRTRAQKDYNFWSTETITGRETYSNGYATRDDVSSFEWMVDNLLKWNQTFGVHNFDVTLLYNAEKFRSWSSEMGNQSFQPSPTLGYGGLQFGNNPFLNTNDTKYTGDGLMARVNYALMDKYLLTASVRRDGFSGFGQENPYATFPAAALAWQLHKEKFFNVPAVDQLKLRVSWGRNGNREIGPYASFAQMESVQYYDGTNPVVGIFTSSLANPALSWEETESLNFGADITLFNNRLNMTLEYYDAKTNKLLVERSLPTITGFENVTTNIGALANKGFEVTLSSLNMQRPNFTWRSTVNFSLNRNRITSLFGETGTYTLAGETLTGEIPDYTNKWFIGQPLDVIWDYQVEGIWQMEEAEEAARYGLRPGDFKAVDLDGNMVYEALQDKQFIGYEQPRYLIGLRNEFSFLKDFSASIFLRADLGHKREFPQLVADFSTYDRRSTPNFDYWTPENRSNEYPRLSKNMTVFGGGLMPFWNTAFLRVQDVTLSYTLPTELTEKLQTKSARAFFSARNLLTFSEWPGWDPESGSDPMPKIYTLGLNFML, encoded by the coding sequence ATGCCGGTTGTACTTCGTGCCCAGCAGCCCATCAAAGGGCAGGTGCTGGACAGCAACGATGAACCCGTACCGGGCGTCACCATATCCGTGCGGGGAACCAAAACAGTGGTAGCTACCGATCTGGAAGGTTTCTTTGTGATCGAAAAGGTTCCTGAAGATGCCTTGCTGGTGTTTAAAAGCGTGGGTTATAAGCAACAGGAAGTTGCCGCTTCGGCAAGAACGGATTGGCGTATTGTGATGGAAGATGATGTGGCCGGGCTGGATGAGGTGATTGTGGTGGGTTATGGTACGGCAAAAAAAAGTGACCTTACCGGCGCGGTGAGCCGGGTGAATGCTGCTGATTTTCAGGATCAGAGCTCAACGCAATTGACCGATATGCTGGCGGGTACGGTGGCCGGCTTTCAGGCGAATCAGGCTACCTCGGCCAGTGGCGGCACCTCTATGGAAATCCGGGGGGTAAACTCCATCAATGCGTCGACATCGCCGATGATCGTGCTGGATGGCGTGATTTATAATGGCGATATTTCGGATATCAACCCGAATGACATCGAATCGGTGGATATCCTGAAAGATGCCAGCTCCGCAGCCGTATATGGCGCAAGAGCGGCCAATGGTGTGATGTTGGTAACCACCAAGAAAGGTATTACGGGTAAACCTACCATTAACTTTGCCACTAAACAGGGATTGGCAGAGGCTACATCCACCGAGTTCGGTGCACGTGATCCGCAGAATTATATCAATTACCGAAGGGATCACCTCCGCACTCTGGGTAATGCCATGCCGGATTTTTACTACGATAATCCGAGTGCCTTAAGCCCGAACGTTAGCCTCGATCAATGGCGTAATGCCAGCGCCAACCCTAACCCGGATGATACCCGGGAATGGCTGAGCCGCCTGAATTTCTTTCCGGCGGAGGTGGAAAGCTTTAACACCGGGAATACGGTGGACTGGCTGGATGAGGTAATGCAAAAGGGCAGGCGGCAGGAATACGACCTGAGCATTAGCGGTGGGTCGGAAAATATGAAGTACTTCTGGTCGGTCGGTTACCTGGACAATGAGGGCATCATCGTTGGCGATAAATTCAATACGGTGCGCTCGCGCATTAATCTGGACAACAAAGTGGCAGAATGGCTGAACGTGGGCCTGAACCTGCAGTATTCCTATCGTGATCAGGGGGGCGTTCCGGCTAACTTGGGCAATATGGGCATGGTTAGCCCTTTTGCTTCGGTATACGAGGATGATGGCACCATCAATTTCTATCCGCACGGTTACATCACGCAGAACCCGCTGATCAATGCCCTGGGCCAGGATCGGCGAAATAATATACAGAGTTTGTTTGCCTCGATTTACGGGGAGCTGAAACTTCCCTTCGGGATTACCTATCGCCTTTCTTTCCAGCCGCGCACCAGAGCGCAGAAAGACTATAATTTTTGGTCTACAGAAACGATTACCGGACGGGAAACCTACAGCAATGGTTATGCCACACGTGACGATGTCAGCTCCTTTGAATGGATGGTGGATAATCTCCTGAAGTGGAACCAGACCTTCGGTGTCCATAATTTTGATGTAACCTTACTCTATAATGCAGAAAAGTTCCGGTCGTGGAGCTCGGAAATGGGCAACCAGTCTTTCCAGCCCAGCCCGACCCTGGGTTATGGCGGCCTCCAGTTTGGCAATAACCCTTTCCTGAATACCAATGATACCAAATATACCGGGGATGGCCTGATGGCACGTGTGAACTATGCCCTAATGGATAAATACCTGCTTACGGCATCGGTACGCCGTGATGGTTTCAGTGGCTTTGGTCAGGAGAATCCCTATGCTACCTTTCCGGCGGCGGCGCTGGCCTGGCAGTTGCACAAAGAGAAATTCTTTAACGTACCGGCGGTTGATCAATTGAAGCTCCGAGTATCCTGGGGTAGAAATGGTAACCGCGAGATAGGCCCTTATGCTTCCTTTGCGCAAATGGAATCGGTACAGTATTATGATGGTACCAATCCGGTTGTGGGTATTTTTACCTCTAGCCTGGCCAATCCGGCCTTGTCCTGGGAAGAAACGGAGTCATTGAACTTTGGTGCGGATATTACCTTGTTCAATAACCGCCTGAACATGACCTTGGAATATTACGATGCCAAAACAAATAAGCTTCTGGTGGAGCGCTCGCTGCCGACCATAACGGGTTTTGAGAATGTAACCACAAACATCGGCGCTTTGGCCAACAAAGGCTTTGAGGTAACGCTCAGCAGCCTGAACATGCAGCGGCCCAACTTTACCTGGCGCTCAACGGTGAACTTCTCGCTTAACCGCAATAGAATTACCAGTTTGTTTGGCGAAACGGGTACGTACACTTTAGCCGGGGAGACCTTAACCGGTGAGATTCCGGATTATACGAACAAATGGTTCATCGGTCAGCCGCTGGATGTTATCTGGGATTATCAGGTGGAAGGGATATGGCAGATGGAGGAAGCCGAGGAGGCGGCCCGGTATGGCCTGAGGCCGGGAGACTTTAAAGCGGTCGACCTCGACGGAAACATGGTCTATGAGGCTTTGCAGGATAAACAGTTTATCGGCTACGAACAGCCCAGATACCTCATCGGCCTGCGGAATGAGTTTTCTTTCCTCAAGGATTTCAGTGCAAGTATTTTCTTGCGCGCCGATCTGGGGCATAAAAGGGAGTTCCCGCAGCTGGTGGCTGATTTCTCGACCTACGACAGACGGAGTACGCCCAATTTTGACTATTGGACACCGGAAAACAGGTCTAACGAATACCCGAGGTTGAGCAAGAACATGACGGTTTTTGGCGGGGGGCTGATGCCTTTCTGGAATACGGCTTTCCTAAGGGTACAGGATGTGACGCTGTCTTATACCTTACCGACGGAGCTGACGGAGAAATTGCAGACCAAGAGTGCACGGGCTTTTTTCTCTGCGAGAAATCTGTTGACCTTTTCTGAATGGCCCGGATGGGACCCGGAATCGGGAAGTGACCCCATGCCGAAAATTTATACACTGGGTTTGAATTTTATGCTTTGA
- a CDS encoding SDR family oxidoreductase, whose amino-acid sequence MYEDDSIEQNLQAVSRDLGYIKSKWVMEKIAEQARDKGLPIINFRLGFAVCHGSSGATVMNQWWGVLIRSCVQLKSFPLVMGLKDELTTVDYMCKAIVHIGKKEEAIGENFHLSPLPENDVSLTDFCAKINEYYGLDLKGMEYHQWLNQWKYDHQLPIYPLLSLFTEDVHEGKSLVEAYENTYYYDRSNTQRFLRDANLKPPTFDQKLMTPYLQFMGVL is encoded by the coding sequence ATGTATGAAGACGATTCCATTGAGCAGAATCTACAGGCGGTAAGTCGCGATCTGGGTTATATCAAAAGTAAATGGGTGATGGAAAAAATTGCTGAGCAGGCTAGGGACAAAGGTCTGCCCATTATTAACTTCCGGCTGGGGTTCGCCGTGTGTCACGGAAGCTCTGGCGCCACAGTGATGAACCAATGGTGGGGGGTGCTGATACGCAGCTGTGTACAACTGAAGTCTTTTCCGCTGGTAATGGGTCTGAAAGATGAACTTACAACAGTTGATTACATGTGCAAGGCTATTGTACATATCGGTAAAAAGGAAGAGGCAATTGGCGAGAACTTTCACCTCTCGCCTTTACCGGAGAACGATGTATCACTCACTGATTTCTGTGCCAAAATCAATGAATATTATGGGCTGGATTTAAAGGGGATGGAGTACCATCAGTGGCTGAACCAGTGGAAATACGACCACCAATTACCCATTTATCCCTTGTTGAGCCTCTTTACGGAAGATGTACACGAAGGTAAGTCTTTGGTGGAAGCCTACGAAAATACTTATTACTACGATCGGAGTAATACGCAACGTTTTTTACGCGATGCCAATTTAAAGCCTCCAACTTTTGATCAAAAGCTGATGACGCCCTACCTGCAATTTATGGGGGTGCTCTAA
- a CDS encoding GntR family transcriptional regulator: MNRNLQQTKKKEIVESIRREIEKGNFKRREQIPSRITLSKRYRVNPKTIDRAIATLVEQNILFTRGRRGTFVHASALLDSSAIYTDSFKNLSTNQPDPASYSSAYLQVGTAELNPYFFLEHCTKRMSNLTQGLIELSFPSWKKWIRNAAELSDIVRENVSMREGKRYTEDNLILLGGKFQTIRLITQNLANPKDIVIVGKPLVYSYRRIFEELGLEVWEMDRTETGLSADTLLELNTLALDKRRRIAFLYINLQLDYPDNDVGAIALAMRQLLITADALDINIVEEFEDHEIVFKMQPTFHDVATEPIANVISIRTYSKLLAMYNELRVVMGPAAFLARFREDKALEVNYGVLYEVLAAMLLEANIFSSASAPITKGMKVRMDKAVDICRAVLDQWAMIRIPASGLCFWLHAKRGYHFYVPLQRLKKLDLLLEPAVEQLSYPIKTSALLLGFGDGDTHKLKKVVEYIGAEMEKVYC, from the coding sequence ATGAACAGAAATTTACAGCAAACAAAAAAGAAGGAAATTGTAGAGAGCATTAGAAGGGAAATTGAAAAAGGAAATTTTAAAAGACGGGAACAGATACCCAGTCGGATAACACTGTCAAAACGTTATCGGGTAAACCCGAAGACAATAGATCGGGCCATTGCTACATTGGTGGAACAAAACATACTGTTTACCCGGGGGCGAAGAGGAACTTTTGTGCACGCCTCGGCGCTGCTGGATAGTTCTGCAATTTATACGGATAGTTTCAAAAACCTATCGACCAACCAGCCCGATCCTGCGTCATATAGCAGTGCCTATCTACAGGTAGGAACAGCCGAGCTCAATCCGTATTTCTTTCTGGAGCACTGCACCAAAAGGATGAGTAACTTAACGCAAGGGCTTATTGAACTTTCTTTTCCGAGCTGGAAAAAGTGGATAAGAAATGCGGCGGAACTCAGTGATATTGTACGCGAGAACGTTAGCATGCGGGAAGGAAAAAGATACACGGAAGATAACCTCATTTTGCTCGGAGGAAAATTTCAAACCATACGGTTGATTACGCAGAACCTGGCAAATCCCAAAGATATTGTTATTGTGGGGAAACCGCTCGTTTATAGTTATAGACGCATATTTGAAGAACTTGGATTAGAAGTGTGGGAAATGGACAGGACGGAAACTGGCCTATCGGCCGATACCTTGTTAGAACTGAATACGTTAGCCCTTGATAAGCGCAGACGTATTGCTTTCTTATATATCAATTTACAGTTGGATTATCCTGATAATGATGTTGGTGCGATAGCCCTGGCTATGCGCCAGTTGCTTATCACTGCCGATGCCTTGGATATCAATATTGTAGAAGAATTTGAAGATCATGAAATTGTATTCAAGATGCAGCCCACCTTCCATGACGTAGCAACCGAACCTATAGCAAACGTAATCAGTATACGTACGTATAGCAAATTGCTGGCGATGTACAATGAGCTGCGCGTGGTAATGGGGCCGGCAGCTTTTCTGGCACGATTTCGTGAAGATAAGGCGCTTGAGGTAAACTATGGTGTACTGTATGAAGTACTGGCTGCGATGTTGCTGGAGGCAAATATCTTTTCGTCAGCTTCCGCACCGATAACAAAAGGGATGAAAGTGCGGATGGATAAGGCCGTGGATATCTGCAGAGCGGTATTAGATCAATGGGCAATGATACGGATTCCGGCAAGTGGCCTATGTTTCTGGTTGCACGCTAAACGTGGCTATCACTTTTATGTGCCCTTGCAACGTCTAAAGAAGTTGGATCTCCTGCTTGAGCCTGCAGTCGAACAGCTTTCATATCCTATAAAAACCAGCGCATTACTATTGGGTTTTGGTGATGGCGATACACATAAACTAAAAAAAGTTGTGGAATATATAGGAGCAGAAATGGAGAAGGTGTATTGCTAA
- a CDS encoding neutral/alkaline non-lysosomal ceramidase N-terminal domain-containing protein gives MEAGMIGKNRMLVVLTLLCCCFALPSMAEEASWKVGLAKTVITPKEPMWMGGYAFRDQPSKGKIHDLWAKAIALEDAGGKTLLCISTDLLGIPKIVEDRLCEALTQRLKLSREQILLNSSHTHSAPVLEGALRDVYPANEAEKAKIVAYSAWLVEVLTDLAQEALADKVSAKLSVGSGFAQFQVNRRNNKEGELRQLHELKGPNDFSVPVIKVTGTDGELMALLFSYACHATVLSGYDWSGDYVGFAQLELEERYAGCQAMFFQGAGADQNPLPRQTLGHAKQYGKVLAAAVEQLMIDDAFQPLEPQLNMAFREIPLPLDTIPAEADLTALLEKGDVPDYTQRWAARLLERLQKGDRPERDYPYPIQCVQLGKQLLFALGGELTVQYALDLKEAFGNQTIVFGYSNDVMGYIPSERILKEGGYEGESSQMVYGHHAKWQQGIEQRIIDACKALYSDLQ, from the coding sequence ATGGAAGCTGGGATGATAGGAAAAAATCGGATGCTGGTGGTATTAACCTTGCTGTGCTGTTGCTTTGCTTTGCCGTCGATGGCGGAGGAAGCGAGCTGGAAGGTGGGATTGGCAAAGACCGTTATTACCCCCAAAGAACCGATGTGGATGGGTGGTTACGCCTTCCGTGATCAGCCATCGAAAGGGAAAATACATGATCTATGGGCCAAAGCTATTGCGCTGGAGGATGCCGGTGGAAAGACGCTGTTATGCATCAGCACCGATTTGCTGGGCATCCCGAAAATAGTTGAAGACCGCTTATGTGAGGCCTTGACGCAGCGCCTGAAATTGTCGCGGGAGCAGATTTTGTTGAACAGCTCCCACACGCATTCGGCTCCGGTTCTGGAGGGTGCCCTACGGGATGTTTATCCGGCGAATGAAGCGGAGAAAGCGAAAATTGTGGCCTACTCCGCATGGCTGGTCGAGGTATTGACCGATCTGGCGCAGGAGGCCCTGGCAGATAAGGTGAGCGCGAAGCTCTCCGTAGGATCGGGTTTTGCCCAGTTTCAGGTGAACCGCCGGAACAACAAAGAAGGTGAGCTCCGGCAGTTGCACGAGCTAAAGGGGCCTAATGATTTCTCCGTGCCTGTGATCAAGGTGACCGGCACTGATGGAGAGCTCATGGCACTCTTGTTTAGCTATGCCTGCCACGCGACGGTACTGAGTGGTTACGACTGGAGTGGAGACTATGTGGGTTTCGCGCAACTGGAATTGGAAGAACGGTACGCGGGTTGCCAGGCCATGTTTTTTCAGGGCGCAGGGGCAGATCAGAACCCTTTGCCACGGCAGACGCTGGGCCATGCAAAGCAATATGGCAAGGTTTTGGCCGCGGCGGTGGAGCAGCTGATGATCGATGATGCCTTCCAGCCCCTGGAACCACAGCTGAACATGGCCTTCCGGGAAATACCGCTTCCGCTGGATACCATACCTGCAGAAGCGGATCTAACAGCTCTTTTAGAAAAAGGGGACGTACCGGATTATACGCAACGGTGGGCGGCCCGCCTGTTGGAACGCCTGCAAAAGGGCGATCGGCCGGAGCGGGATTATCCCTATCCCATCCAGTGCGTACAACTGGGCAAGCAGCTGCTGTTTGCGCTGGGTGGCGAGCTCACGGTGCAATATGCCCTGGACCTGAAAGAGGCATTTGGTAACCAGACCATCGTGTTCGGTTACAGCAACGATGTGATGGGCTACATCCCTTCCGAAAGGATCTTAAAAGAGGGCGGGTATGAAGGGGAAAGCTCACAGATGGTTTACGGGCACCATGCGAAATGGCAACAGGGCATTGAACAGCGGATTATCGACGCCTGTAAGGCGCTTTACAGTGATTTGCAGTAA
- a CDS encoding transposase produces MHRKFDDSFKIMAVDLSVVKGSVADVAKELDIDPSLLSKWRRNPRYNGNKVLPDNPKISPEEQELRILRKKLRDTELERDILKKAIAIFSRGDGPYTGS; encoded by the coding sequence ATGCATAGAAAATTTGATGATTCGTTTAAGATAATGGCGGTCGATTTGAGCGTTGTTAAGGGATCTGTAGCCGATGTAGCTAAGGAATTAGACATAGACCCCAGTTTACTGAGTAAATGGCGTAGAAATCCACGTTATAATGGGAATAAGGTTTTACCTGACAATCCCAAGATCAGTCCGGAGGAGCAGGAGTTAAGGATTTTACGCAAGAAATTAAGAGATACAGAATTAGAACGCGATATCTTAAAAAAGGCCATAGCCATCTTCTCCAGGGGAGACGGTCCATATACCGGTTCATAA
- a CDS encoding DegT/DnrJ/EryC1/StrS aminotransferase family protein, whose amino-acid sequence MMNRNRRKFIRESALLGTAAAMSWSFDFPAGTGAGKPACLGGTPLMDDAKWPTWPKWVSAEDEGQVLEVLRSGIWSRADVTTDFENRWAETIGTKRCLTVVNGTNALITALANFGVGAGDEVIVPPYTFIATIMAVLAQGAMPVFVDVELDTFLMDPARIEEKITPRTKAIIPVHIAGLPVDMDRIMAIAEKHQLVLIEDACQAHLAEYDGKPVGSIGHAGCFSFQNSKNMAIGEGGAITSNDDAFIDKCYSYHNLGLPYGSAVGSVASGSVIVGTKVRFTEYQAAIGLAMLKRVDAETTLRNENASYLQGMLAAIPGIAPYRLYDKVTRAAFHLFPFRLEQEDFKGLSREQFIKALNAEGVPCSSGYATLTDKPYLRDAFAQKRYQEAYPAEQLDFDAFVERNRCVNDGKLCNGQAVWFTQNMLLGTRADMERIAEAVKRIYNHADTIKKT is encoded by the coding sequence ATGATGAATAGGAACAGACGTAAATTTATTCGGGAGAGTGCATTGCTGGGAACCGCTGCGGCTATGTCCTGGTCTTTTGACTTCCCTGCCGGCACTGGCGCCGGCAAACCGGCATGTCTGGGCGGAACGCCCCTGATGGATGACGCCAAATGGCCAACCTGGCCAAAATGGGTGTCTGCCGAGGATGAAGGGCAGGTATTGGAGGTGCTGCGCAGCGGTATCTGGTCAAGGGCAGACGTGACTACGGATTTTGAGAACCGCTGGGCGGAAACCATCGGCACGAAACGCTGCCTGACGGTGGTGAACGGCACGAATGCGCTGATCACGGCGCTGGCCAACTTCGGGGTGGGGGCAGGGGATGAGGTGATTGTGCCGCCCTATACCTTTATTGCAACGATTATGGCGGTGCTGGCCCAAGGGGCCATGCCGGTTTTTGTTGACGTGGAGCTGGATACCTTCCTGATGGACCCCGCACGTATCGAAGAGAAAATTACGCCGCGTACCAAAGCGATTATCCCGGTGCATATCGCGGGTCTCCCGGTGGATATGGATCGTATCATGGCCATCGCCGAGAAACATCAGCTCGTGCTGATTGAGGATGCCTGCCAGGCGCACCTGGCGGAGTACGACGGCAAACCGGTGGGCTCCATTGGCCATGCGGGATGTTTCAGCTTCCAGAATTCCAAGAATATGGCCATCGGCGAAGGTGGCGCCATCACATCCAATGATGATGCCTTTATCGATAAATGTTATTCTTACCATAACCTGGGTCTGCCTTATGGCAGTGCCGTAGGGTCGGTGGCTTCCGGAAGTGTTATCGTGGGCACGAAGGTGCGTTTTACGGAATACCAGGCGGCAATTGGCTTGGCCATGCTCAAACGGGTAGATGCCGAAACAACGCTGCGCAACGAAAATGCCAGCTATCTGCAGGGCATGCTGGCTGCAATACCAGGCATTGCGCCCTACCGCTTATACGATAAGGTGACGCGGGCGGCCTTCCACCTCTTTCCCTTCCGCTTGGAACAGGAGGATTTTAAGGGCTTATCGCGGGAGCAGTTCATCAAGGCGCTCAATGCGGAAGGGGTTCCCTGTAGCAGTGGTTATGCTACCCTGACCGATAAGCCTTACCTCAGGGATGCCTTTGCGCAAAAGCGCTATCAAGAGGCTTACCCGGCGGAGCAGTTGGACTTTGATGCCTTTGTGGAACGGAACCGCTGTGTGAACGACGGGAAACTGTGCAACGGGCAGGCGGTATGGTTCACACAGAACATGCTATTGGGAACAAGAGCGGATATGGAACGCATCGCCGAGGCGGTCAAACGGATCTATAACCATGCGGATACGATTAAAAAAACCTGA
- a CDS encoding IS3 family transposase — translation MKRYRIRTRYLKKGHSHLLQGRRSIYRFIKENREVYSVEKMCEVLNVSSSCFYRWLVWPESPREQRSKALVDKIQQVHSDSKYIYGSPRITAELHKKGEMVSRSYVARLMKKHGIRSKVKKKYRVTTDSSHSYRIAENLLQRDFSADSLSQKWVSDITYIHTGKGWLYLTTVIDLADRKVIGWSLSTDMTTKNTSVQAIKMAIRNRGIKDGLIFHSDRGIQYACDEFRRVIVKNKILQSMSRKANCWDNAVAESFFKTLKAEMIYHRKFIDQQSAKLEIFGYIEGFYNTKRTHSALGYKTPKQIEEMLLEKEKMAA, via the coding sequence ATTAAGAGATACAGAATTAGAACGCGATATCTTAAAAAAGGCCATAGCCATCTTCTCCAGGGGAGACGGTCCATATACCGGTTCATAAAGGAGAACCGAGAAGTATATTCCGTAGAGAAGATGTGCGAAGTATTGAACGTTAGCAGCAGTTGTTTTTACCGTTGGCTGGTTTGGCCCGAATCCCCCAGGGAACAACGCAGTAAAGCACTTGTGGATAAAATACAGCAGGTACACAGTGACAGTAAGTATATCTATGGCAGCCCACGGATAACCGCAGAGCTGCACAAAAAAGGTGAAATGGTATCAAGAAGCTACGTAGCAAGATTGATGAAGAAACATGGGATACGAAGTAAGGTTAAGAAAAAATATAGGGTGACCACAGATTCGAGCCATAGTTATAGGATAGCTGAAAATCTCCTCCAAAGAGATTTTTCAGCGGATTCCCTATCGCAAAAATGGGTTAGCGACATTACTTACATCCATACCGGCAAAGGGTGGCTTTATCTAACAACGGTTATCGATCTGGCGGACAGAAAAGTCATTGGATGGTCTTTAAGCACCGATATGACGACTAAAAACACTTCTGTACAAGCCATCAAAATGGCTATTAGAAACCGAGGTATCAAAGATGGTCTTATCTTCCATTCGGATAGAGGGATCCAATATGCCTGCGATGAATTCAGGAGGGTAATTGTAAAAAACAAGATACTTCAAAGCATGAGTAGGAAGGCCAATTGCTGGGACAATGCAGTAGCTGAGAGCTTTTTCAAGACACTAAAGGCTGAAATGATCTACCATAGAAAATTCATCGATCAGCAATCGGCTAAATTGGAGATCTTTGGATATATTGAAGGTTTTTATAATACCAAAAGAACACATTCTGCCCTGGGATATAAAACCCCTAAGCA
- a CDS encoding Gfo/Idh/MocA family protein, whose translation MERRRFIKNTSLMLATVAGWQADLLAVPKNFRQEKRVGIIGLDTSHSIAFTKALNGESPNPNLLGYRITAAYPYGSKTIESSAKRIPGYTEEVKGLGVKIVESIEALLGEVDYVMLETNDGTVHLEQAMQVIKAGKPLFIDKPVAASFADVKTIYAAARDAGVPLFSASSLRYMGTVQEAIGGKIGKILGADTYSPATLEPTHPDLFWYGIHGVEMLIALMGPDCVEVSRVHSEGTDVIVGRWSDGRLGSFRGTRTGKHTYGGTAYGEEGDLTLGPYNGYDALITEIVQFFESGKSPVDEKETLAIYAFMDAADQSKQQQGAVVKL comes from the coding sequence ATGGAAAGAAGGAGATTCATCAAAAACACCTCACTGATGCTGGCTACCGTAGCTGGCTGGCAGGCTGATCTGTTGGCCGTACCGAAAAATTTTAGACAGGAAAAACGCGTGGGCATTATCGGGCTGGATACTTCACACAGCATCGCCTTTACCAAAGCGTTGAATGGCGAATCGCCTAACCCGAATTTGCTGGGCTACCGCATCACAGCGGCCTATCCCTATGGCAGCAAAACCATCGAGAGCAGCGCCAAGCGCATTCCGGGTTATACGGAAGAGGTGAAGGGCCTCGGGGTAAAAATCGTGGAGTCTATTGAGGCTTTACTCGGGGAAGTGGATTACGTGATGCTGGAAACGAACGACGGTACCGTGCACCTGGAACAGGCCATGCAGGTGATCAAGGCCGGTAAACCGCTCTTCATTGATAAGCCGGTTGCGGCTTCCTTTGCAGATGTAAAGACCATCTATGCCGCAGCGCGCGATGCGGGGGTGCCCTTGTTTTCGGCTTCTTCCCTGCGTTACATGGGAACGGTGCAAGAGGCCATAGGCGGAAAGATTGGTAAAATACTGGGTGCAGATACCTATAGCCCGGCAACACTGGAGCCCACCCATCCGGATCTGTTCTGGTACGGTATACATGGCGTGGAGATGTTGATTGCCTTGATGGGACCGGATTGCGTGGAGGTCTCGCGCGTGCATAGCGAGGGCACCGACGTCATTGTGGGGCGCTGGAGCGATGGGCGCTTGGGAAGCTTCCGGGGTACCAGAACGGGTAAACATACTTACGGCGGTACGGCCTATGGCGAAGAGGGTGATCTGACCCTTGGCCCCTATAATGGCTATGATGCGCTGATCACCGAGATTGTCCAGTTCTTCGAATCGGGAAAATCGCCCGTGGATGAAAAGGAAACCTTGGCAATCTACGCCTTTATGGATGCTGCCGACCAAAGTAAGCAGCAGCAGGGCGCAGTGGTGAAACTATAA